A section of the Luteolibacter rhizosphaerae genome encodes:
- the murG gene encoding undecaprenyldiphospho-muramoylpentapeptide beta-N-acetylglucosaminyltransferase, whose protein sequence is MQRTCGNASLVIACGGTGGHLFPGLAVAEEWTARGGRVLLLVSEKKIDQEARRKYTQYQFETVPAMGKPSNLSPKMLPFVWRLWRTMGRCQGILKDFKADAVLGMGGFTSLPPAWAAKKAGLPAFIHDSNALPGKANRLTARFCSKAFIGWEAARAYFGQREVVVTGTPVRAEMRDLPDRYTAAAKFGLHPTKPTLMVTGGSQGARRLNSLVAQAFDSFPPGTQVLHIAGPGDQERVEAEVGPKEGYRVVGFCDDMPSAYAVADAVLSRSGASSMTELSFLGLPSILVPFPFAADDHQTRNAEVFAKAGAAFLEPEAALDAAKLAERVTTLMSDLQTRDRMAQAARSLAVPDAAARVCDAIEATLSRK, encoded by the coding sequence ATGCAACGTACATGCGGCAATGCGTCCTTGGTGATCGCGTGCGGCGGCACGGGGGGGCACCTGTTCCCCGGGCTCGCCGTGGCTGAGGAGTGGACAGCACGCGGGGGGAGGGTGCTCCTGTTGGTTTCGGAGAAGAAAATCGACCAAGAGGCGCGGCGGAAATACACCCAGTATCAATTTGAGACGGTGCCCGCGATGGGGAAGCCGTCGAACCTCTCGCCAAAGATGCTGCCCTTCGTGTGGCGGCTGTGGCGGACGATGGGCCGCTGCCAAGGGATTCTGAAGGATTTCAAGGCGGATGCGGTCTTGGGAATGGGAGGCTTCACTTCGCTGCCACCAGCCTGGGCGGCGAAGAAAGCGGGCCTGCCTGCCTTCATCCATGACTCGAACGCGCTCCCCGGAAAAGCGAACCGGCTGACTGCCCGATTCTGCTCGAAAGCCTTCATCGGTTGGGAGGCGGCGCGGGCCTACTTCGGCCAGCGCGAGGTAGTGGTCACCGGCACTCCGGTGCGTGCGGAGATGCGTGATCTGCCGGACCGCTACACGGCGGCGGCGAAATTCGGCCTGCATCCGACCAAGCCGACCCTGATGGTGACCGGCGGCAGCCAAGGCGCGCGGCGACTGAATTCCTTGGTCGCACAAGCCTTCGACAGCTTCCCGCCGGGGACGCAGGTGCTGCACATCGCCGGACCGGGCGACCAAGAGCGGGTGGAAGCGGAAGTCGGGCCGAAGGAAGGCTACCGGGTGGTGGGATTCTGCGATGACATGCCCTCCGCCTATGCGGTGGCGGATGCGGTGCTCTCGCGCTCCGGCGCCTCGAGCATGACGGAGTTGTCGTTCCTGGGCCTGCCCTCGATCTTGGTGCCTTTCCCCTTTGCCGCGGATGACCACCAGACGCGGAATGCGGAGGTTTTCGCCAAGGCCGGGGCCGCATTTTTGGAGCCGGAAGCGGCGCTTGATGCTGCAAAACTGGCAGAGCGCGTGACGACGCTGATGAGCGACTTGCAAACCCGCGACCGCATGGCACAAGCGGCCCGTTCGCTCGCCGTGCCGGATGCCGCCGCACGCGTTTGCGACGCCATCGAAGCGACCCTTTCCCGGAAATGA